One Aspergillus oryzae RIB40 DNA, chromosome 2 genomic window carries:
- a CDS encoding uncharacterized protein (Zn-finger protein) — MVFKLPEVKFLRVGSAAFTSRNQALPRKKPKEALGIVAGQELPRRGRCSHYGKSYRWFRFSCCAKVFPCDKCHDAETDHPNEHANRMICGFCSREQIYRPENCGVCRAVLIGKAGSGFWEGGKGTRNKVLMSRKDPRKYKRRPGSTPGGSSSKKK, encoded by the coding sequence ATGGTATTTAAGCTTCCTGAAGTCAAATTCCTCAGAGTAGGCTCAGCCGCATTCACTTCTCGTAACCAAGCACTGCCaagaaagaagccaaagGAAGCCCTCGGCATTGTTGCTGGTCAAGAACTCCCCCGTCGTGGTCGCTGCTCGCACTATGGCAAAAGCTATCGCTGGTTTCGATTTAGCTGCTGCGCCAAGGTATTTCCTTGTGATAAATGTCACGATGCGGAGACAGACCACCCAAACGAACACGCGAACCGTATGATTTGTGGCTTTTGTTCCAGAGAGCAAATATACCGGCCTGAAAACTGCGGCGTCTGTCGTGCAGTTCTCATAGGGAAAGCAGGAAGTGGATTCTgggagggtggaaagggCACACGCAACAAAGTATTGATGAGCCGGAAAGACCCACGGAAGTACAAGCGTCGGCCAGGCTCAACTCCGGGAGgttcttcttcgaagaaaaaaTGA
- a CDS encoding 4-hydroxyphenylpyruvate dioxygenase family protein (4-hydroxyphenylpyruvate dioxygenase), which translates to MAPISTSPPPTDRNSLASYRGYDHVHWYVGNAKQAATYYITRMGFKRVAYRGLETGNRSICSHVVRNGDITFILTSPLRSIDQIDRFSSEEQEQLREIHHHLEQHGDGVKDVAFEVDSVDAVFNAAVSNGAKAVSNPQTLKDENGEVRVATIQTYGQTTHTLLERSNYRGAFIPGYRLETAEDPVSKFLPGVHLNRIDHCVGNQDWDEMDKVCEYYEKALGFHRFWSVDDKQICTEFSALKSIVMASPNEIVKMPINEPAKGKKQSQIEEYVDFYNGAGVQHIALLTDDIIRDITNLKARGVEFIKVPSTYYDDVKIRLKKAGLTLHEDFETIQKLDILIDFDENGYLLQLFTKHLMDRPTVFIEIIQRHNFEGFGAGNFKSLFEAIEREQELRGNLV; encoded by the exons ATGGCCCCTATCTCCACCAGCCCCCCTCCCACCGACCGAAACTCCCTCGCCAGCTACAGAGGCTACGACCATGTGCACTGGTACGTAGGCAACGCCAAACAAGCCGCTACCTACTACATCACACGCATGGGCTTTAAGCGCGTCGCCTACCGTGGTCTCGAAACAGGCAACCGAAGCATCTGCTCTCACGTCGTCCGCAACGGAGATATCACTTTCATCCTCACTTCGCCTCTGCGCTCTATCGACCAGATCGACCGTTTCTCCAGCGAGGAACAGGAGCAACTGAGAgaaatccaccaccacctggAGCAGCACGGCGATGGCGTCAAAGATGTTGCGTTCGAAGTTGACTCTGTCGATGCCGTCTTCAACGCGGCAGTAAGCAACGGCGCAAAGGCCGTGTCAAACCCGCAGACGTTGAAGGATGAGAACGGCGAGGTCAGGGTGGCTACTATCCAGACCTATGGCCAGACCACACATACACTGCTTGAGAGGAGCAACTACCGCGGTGCTTTCATCCCGGGCTACCGCCTCGAGACTGCAGAGGACCCTGTCTCTAAATTCTTGCCCGGTGTGCACCTCAACCGCATTGACCACTGTGTTGGAAACCAGGACTGggatgagatggacaagGTTTGCGAATA CTACGAGAAAGCCCTCGGATTCCACCGTTTCTGGTCCGTCGACGACAAGCAAATCTGCAC TGAATTCTCCGCTCTGAAGAGTATCGTGATGGCCTCGCCAAACGAGATCGTCAAGATGCCCATCAACGAACCAgccaagggcaagaagcAGTCTCAGATCGAAGAATATGTCGACTTCTACAACGGTGCCGGTGTGCAGCACATCGCTCTCCTGACCGACGACATCATCCGAGACATCACAAACCTCAAGGCTCGCGGTGTGGAATTCATCAAGGTCCCCAGCACTTACTACGACGACGTGAAGATCCGACTGAAGAAGGCCGGCTTGACCCTTCACGAAGACTTCGAGACGATCCAGAAgttggatatcctcattgactttgatgagaatggataTCTTCTGCAGTTGTTCACTAAG CACTTGATGGACCGCCCGACTGTTTTCATCGAGATTATCCAGAGACACAACTTCGAGGGTTTCGGGGCTGGAAACTTCAAGTCGCTGTTCGAGGCGATTGAGCGTGAGCAGGAGCTTCGTGGAAATCTTGTTTAG
- the hmgX gene encoding protein hmgX (predicted protein) gives MNQSLMLSLYQPRRMIIILNTIRLPAVDWSPGILLAHHFIEPTPTSPMNNDDCILPNDTSPNSVSEVMATWGLRRLWTGVAWKGSAGRGYLEIAGVQMTLGKTSATMTMKLITASFALINGTIPFSFFIDIHNLVLHNIRSTTPEIYNPLYQVLLLHLLTTKIKPSYLHLYFIKSHKPITSNQQNPKEKKKKKKKMDSITISPTKPNLTTNDSAVLQALFDAESSPSNGITINPSLPPFPAHLNIDPTLHETLKAREITIVRTLASPNPTPETIQSAIDQLSTLITEHPTYPPAYVNRAQALRMLISTHNGGQAEETETDLFTPQNAETVSSLLSDLGEAIGLATPRSPADPVSEVQARLLADAHTHRGYLLLRLAKVKKSGEAFEGTGRWSQLDADRLEEMASRDFFFGGRFGNKVAQQLAVQTNPYAKMCGAIVKEALRKEVEG, from the coding sequence ATGAACCAGTCGTTGATGCTGTCTTTATATCAACCACGACGAATGATAATCATCTTAAATACAATTCGACTCCCAGCCGTGGATTGGTCACCGGGTATCTTGCTAGCCCACCATTTCATTGAACCAACACCTACATCGCCTATGAATAATGATGATTGCATTCTTCCCAATGATACATCACCCAATTCGGTCAGCGAGGTGATGGCAACTTGGGGCTTGCGTCGGCTGTGGACGGGTGTTGCATGGAAAGGGTCGGCTGGGCGCGGGTATCTCGAAATAGCCGGCGTGCAGATGACCCTGGGTAAAACATCCGCCACAATGACGATGAAGCTTATCACGGCTTCATTCGCTTTAATTAATGGCACTATACcgttttcattcttcatcgATATACATAATCTGGTCCTACATAATATCCGCAGTACAACACCTGAGATATACAATCCCTTGTATCAAGTCCTCCTGCTACACTTACTCACGACCAAAATCAAACCATCCTATCTACATCTATACTTCATCAAATCACACAAACCAATTACCTCCAATCAACAGAaccccaaagaaaaaaaaaaaaagaaaaagaaaatggactCAATAACAATCTCTCCCACAAAACCAAACCTAACAACCAACGACTCAGCCGTCCTCCAAGCCCTCTTCGACGCCGAATCCTCCCCTTCAAATGGCATCACAATCAACCCATCTCTACCCCCCTTCCCAGCTCACCTAAACATCGACCCCACGCTCCACGAAACCCTCAAGGCCCGCGAAATAACCATCGTCCGCACCCTGGCATCACCCAACCCGACCCCCGAAACCATCCAATCCGCCATTGACCAGCTCTCCACCCTGATAACAGAACACCCAACCTACCCACCCGCCTACGTGAACAGAGCCCAAGCCCTCCGCATGCTCATCTCCACCCACAATGGCGgccaagcagaagaaacagaaacagacCTCTTCACTCCACAAAACGCAGAGACCGTATCCTCTCTCCTGTCTGATCTGGGCGAAGCGATTGGTCTTGCCACGCCGCGGTCACCGGCGGATCCTGTCTCAGAGGTCCAGGCGCGTTTACTGGCTGATGCGCATACGCACCGGGGGTATTTGTTGCTGAGGTTGgcgaaggtgaagaagagtgGTGAAGCGTTCGAGGGGACGGGAAGATGGAGCCAGTTGGATGCGGATcggttggaggagatggcgAGTCgggactttttctttggaggACGGTTTGGGAACAAAGTTGCTCAGCAGTTGGCTGTGCAGACGAATCCTTATGCGAAGATGTGTGGGGCTATTGTTAAGGAAGcgttgaggaaggaggttgaggggtga